TGAAGCTGGCACCACAATCACAAGCCATGGCTGGTCTGCGTGCATTCTATCGAGATACGGCGGCGGCGGCGGCGGCGGTGTCGCGGCTCATGTCACAGCCGGCAATACCAGCAACGCTTGAGTTCATGGACCGCAACGCGATCGAGTTGCTGTACCGCAATGGTAGCGGGGTGCCTATCGCCGGCGCGATGCTGCTGATCGAAGCCGACGGCACCCACGACACGCTTCCCTATGTAATGCAAGCACTGGCGCAGGCCGCCTCGGGTGAGGGATTAATCGACCTAGACGTGGCCACGGATGGAGCCGCACGCGACCAGCTGTGGGCGGCACGCAAGTCACTATCGCCAATGCTACGCACGATTAAACCTGGCAAACTTAACGAAGACGTTGTTGTTCCCGTCTCACGCATTCCTGATTTGGTTGCCGGCGTAGAAATATTGGCTGCTGAGACTGGGCTGCCAATCGTCACCTTCGGCCACGCCGGCAACGGCAATTTGCACGTGAACATCATGTACGACGATCAGGATGCGGAGGACATCGCACGCGCACAAGCAGCGCTGCCAAGGCTATTCAAGTTAGTCCTGGCCCTGGGAGGCACCCTGTCAGGCGAGCATGGGATCGGTGTAGCTAAGCGTGACTTCATGACACAAGCATTCGACACACCAACGCTAGAAACAATGCGTGCGATCAAAGCCGCGTTCGATCCAGAAGGTATCCTCAATCCAGGTAAAGTTCTACCAACAGCCTAAGCGGCATACCACTGACTGACGTGACTGTCCCGCGACGTTTAAATACATGGAGACAAATGTGGTCACACTTGAGTGTGGCGAATTATGGCCGAATCAAACCCTGGACCTTTTACAAAGAGGGCAATCATGTTCCGACTGCACCTTACCAGCCAAGTTGAAATCGATATCACAGCCGTTCGATCAACCGATTGACCGCACTCTCAAAGCGCTTGGATATCCGATGCACTCAGAAAATATTGGACAGCAACGCTTCGATCTCTTCCACATCATGGAAATAACCTGACAGCAAAACTCGTTAGGGTTACCTATCGTGTTTACATTTTCATGCATGTTCCAAACGGACAGGCAAGTGATGCGAATACCACATCATTGCTAGCATGCTTGTCGTCATACGTTGAAATTCAACACACATGCTCGATACGGTCGAGTACACGCCTGAACACATTGCACGTGCGATACACCACGAGACACGGTTCGAGTACCACCAATAGACATCCTCAGCAATGTTGAATCAAATGACTCTTACTAAGATCTCGGTGCGATCCTCCCTTATCGGCAATGACAACGTTGGGATGCAGGTGATGGACGTGATCCTACGCACACCAGATGTTCTGGGCTGGTGCTGCGGTAAGGATCAACCATAATGGTTTTCCCGAAGCGTCCATTACCAGATAAAGCACTGAAACTGTTGATGGCTTTTTCTGAGGTCCGGCTGAACGCTGATCCGCACACAAGATGTTCGGAACGATCAGGAGATGTTCGCTGCCCATCCCTCCTACTCTCACCAACAAGACACGTGGCTAGACACTGTTTCACCTCCATCGGGAAACACACATGGACACGATGTACCAAGGATTAAATTCCCTTGGTAAATGGCGTTACGGAGGTATGCACGCCCTATCCATCCGGCTGGTTTGGAGTCACTCAGGCGGTTGACTTCCATTGCACCTTGGTCTCTTTTCAGACCAAGAAATATCCGTTCAATCTGCTTCCTTACTTCACTTGGCCACTCAGCAACATACCGATCATTCCGAAATGTTCGCACAACAAGCAGCATGTCAACGCCTGCAAATGTCAACATAACTTAAGCAATGCAAGCACCATCGCAATACAACGCGGCGTCGACAAACAAATGGTTACCTGATGCATTCACGCCAATACGACCACGGCGTCCTATCCACCACGGTTCAATCTGCTTCCATATATCTTCACGAAGAGCATCACGACGACACATGCAGAAGCATGTCGGCCAAAAAGCCAGCATCACCTCGGATACCTTGAATTTTATGGCACACCCTAAAACAAGAAATCTGATATCGCATGTATCAGGCTCTACCAATCAAATAACATAGAACGGATCAACCGGATTTCAGATCAGCTAACTTGGATACACACCGTTGTGTTTTCCAAGAACATGGGTACCGCATCGAATCCGACCGGGCAGGCAGAGAAATCAATAGCAAACGGGTACTGGATCAGCAACGATAACGATCGTCTTTTGTCCTCCAGGACAATTGAAGCAATCGGAAACACTCCGTGGTCTTCGAGAAATTTTCTGAATTAATCATGACATCCGAAAAATATTTTTTCGGGCTGTCGCCACTTTGCACAATCAAGCTATCCTGATGATGTTGTCTATGGATAGTAGATATCCGTGAGCAAGCCTATGAGAAGCTGTTGCTTTGTATCGGATCTGTATACTCAAGGATTATCGGTTCTTCTTAGCTACCTAGTGACTGATATGAGGATGTCAGTAATAAGATGCGGACCAGTATCGTCGCAGTAGTGCAAAGCCGTGGTTACGCATGAGAAATTACGGTTCGCAACTCAAGCACATTGGTAAAAGCTCTATCGTCTGCACGTAGCAGTCAGTCGCTGTGGTAATAACCAATGTGCCGTTTGTCATCTGATCGAGTATCCGGGTCACACCAACATCTTGGTTGGCAAACGTATCGAGGACGTTGAGGAACATATCTTGTGCGGCCCAGCGTACCAGGACGATGGTGTCATCTGCATCGCTTACCATCCACAGCCACTCGAAGCACTTTTACAGTGGCTAACGATTCCCCAAGCAAACTTGCTGAACAACACCGTTTCAGATCATGGACATCTGTACTTAAGTTGTTCATTCTTGCTTGGGCGTTGCTGCGGGCTTAGGTCCTCGCAACCAAATGTGTTGCAATTGCTGCGAGAGGTATCCAGGCCAGCATGTTCCGGCTCACTCAGCCAACGCAGCAACCTACATGGCGGCCTACACTTCAATTGATCCCTAACACCTTCAGTTAGAAATCAGTTTAATAGGCCATACAGTTGCATTAACCTCGATTAACCAGCAGGATGCGCGCATAACGACGTTGCTTGGCACTGCCAGCGCTAAACTCTGGCAGCGACAGCATGCAACTTTTAAAATACCCTTGCCAGAACTATCAGGATCAGATTGGAACTGCGGGTCTCTAATAGTGCCCAGGAGATGACCGATTGCCAAATCAACTACCAGCGCCTTCAGGACACTGCCGATAGGAGACTACCGACCAGATGGAGTGTATCTGCCATGTACACCTAAACTCTCAGTTTAAGATTTAAGGTATTCCGTCCCCATATCGTAAAAAACACTGGTGTAATCTAGAACAAACAATTGATTCACCGGCAGGGCCATAGTAGAAGTGGATCTTCTGAACACTAATAATAGTGATAAACAGCAGCAAGCAAATGGCGCTGACCGCACTCGTAAGTGCCATTGGTACCGAACAAGTGGGACCAAGCCGGCAAATCAGTCCCGCGCAGTCATTATTCACTGTCAACCCGACTCCGTGTTGACCATAAGTCGCAACATGCGTTGTCATCTGGCCTCTGCCTGCTTCAGCTTAGACAAAAGTAGGCCAATAAATTTTTAGAGAGTAAGAATGTTTCTAAAAGTCTAAAGCACTAAAGAATTGGTTTTTCTCCAAATGACCATAAATACTGAGATGCTGACCTTGCATGCAAGCATCTGAAAATTAAAGTACAGATTGAGATTAGAAGCAGCAGTTGACTTGTCAATTAATGCAACAATGTTACAACGCGACAAGACTCTCAATAAATTTTACATATGGGCTTGAAAAACAAGAGAGAATCCCTAAATGGTTTCGCGATGGATGCCGCTGTGTAAGTCAGAGGGTGTCTAGCCAGTAACATAGCCCTCTCGATCGATATCCACTGCAGTCATATATATGAACTATGAGGAGACGATTGAAAATAAAATTGAATTTAGGGAAGGATATGATGGATTTACATGTTATATTACTGTTAACATAGTCTTCACATGGCTGGGCTTACTCTGCGCCGCCAATGGTGTGTGGGACTGCTGTCTGGATGTGACGAGCATCATGTACTAACACAACATGCCCTGCAGGTTTTATCTCCCTTGACTCAAGGAGCTGTTATGAAAAAGAAAATCCTTACTGCTGCGCTGCTGGGTGGTATAGCTATCATCCAAGTTGCTTCTGCACAGGAATTCGATGACCGGTGGTATCTAGCTGGTTCTACGGGATTTAACTTCCAAGACAAGCGTCGTCTCACCAACGATGCTCCTTTTTTAACTCTTGGACTTGGTAAATTCATCAATCCAGTTTGGTCGATCGACGGCACGCTGAACTATCAGAACCCGAAGTTCAAAAGAAACAAAGATCTAAACTGGAGCCAATATGGTGTCTCCCTCGATTTTCGTCGCCATTTCATCCAGGAAAACCGTGGTTGGAATCCTTACTTGCTGTTAGGAGCAGGCTACCAACGTTCGGAAGAGGAGTTTGATAACACTCCAAATGTGAACTCTCCTGGCGAGCGTAAAAAAAGCAACTTCGCTGCCAAGGTTGGTGCTGGCTTGCAAACTACCTTCAGCAGTCATGTTGCTGTACGTGCTGAAGTGGCTTATCGCGGTGATTTCGACAAGGGTAGTGTGCGTCAGCCGGTCGCTGGCGTTGCCACTCCTTCGAGCAAGAAATGGTTTGGTGATACCTTGGCTTCAATTGGTGTCGTGATCCCTCTGGGACCAGCTGCTGCAGCGCCGCCGCCGCCGCCTGCTCCAGCACCGCCGCCGCCGCCGCCGCCGCCTGCTCCAAGCTGTGCTGAATTGGATAGCGATGGCGATGGCGTCAACGATTGTGAAGACAAGTGCCCGAACTCGCAGCCCGGCCAGACGATTGGACCAGATGGATGTCCGGTGCCAGTCTCGATCGATCTGAAAGGCGTGAACTTCGATTTCGACAAGGCAACTCTTCGCCCTGATGCTGTTGCGATTCTTGGAGAGGCTGCCGAAATCTTGAGGCGCTACCCTGACCTGCATGTCGAAGTGGCTGGCCATACCGATTCGATAGGTCCGGCTGCTTATAACCAGAAACTGTCGGAACGTCGCGCCAAAGTTGTGTACAACTACCTGCGTAGTAATGGTATCGACGCATCGCGCCTGATTGGACCAGTCGGATATGGAGAGAGCCATCCAATTGATACAAACAAGACTCCCGCAGGTCGTGCAAAGAACCGTCGTACTGAGTTGAACGTTCAGAATTGATCTGAATTCCAGTGTGGCTCCATAGCGAAGCCTGGCTAATGCCAGGCTTTGTCTTGACATGACTTTACTAGCACGTCAAGCGGAATGATTTCTTTGCCGATTTCATGAGCCAAAAAATCCACTGATATTTTTAGAAGTGATTTACTTCGTCTTTTTATTTTGAAATGTATGATATTTAGACATCATTACATTGCTCCAAAGGAATGGACGCTACTTTTTATGAATGATGCGACTCATTAAAAGTAGTGTGCAAATCTACTGCCCTTGGCGAATGGCATGGATACGTAGTTAGGAAACAATCACCGTTGGTGGAATCGCTCCAACTGAGACCAGGATCGGTCAATGCCGATCACTACCACTAAAGAACCATACAAACTGTAAGCTCTGCACCCAAGAAGAGTAGATCAAATAATTTAGATCTCAACACGTGAAACTCGATTATGACTTGAGTTGTAAAGCTAGATTTTTTATAGCCGATATAGAAAAACGCGAGTATCTTCCAAAGAAAAACAACGCTGGCTGATCCTGAAAACAGAAAACAGCATGATCACCCTTCGACGCAGCAACAAACATGATTTATCAAGAAAATATACAACTTGAGCGACAATTCAAAAATAAAACTAAGCACCTGTGAACAGTTGGCTAATTAGCAACGATGCTCGTCTCCAAGCATCATGGTAACAAAACGAAGCCCTCCATTCGGCCCAGTAGACTATTCCTATCACTGCTTCCTGAGCCACTTGTGCTGGCTCCTGGCCTGTGTCGCCACTCTCGGATCCGTAACGTACTGTAATTACTACGCCAGGAAACTAAATTCAGATATGCTCCTACTCACTGATGAGTTTTGATCTACACAGTGGGCAGGTGAGCAACGTGTCCACCACCCTGCGCCCTTTGCGTGTGCAACCATCATCGAAAACAGAAAATGGTGGTATTGCCACCTCTGAAATACATCTACTGTTTGGTAGGGCATGTAATTTCACAACATCGAATACCAGTGTTGGAATCACAAGCGCATGTACCGGTATAGCGTATTGACACACTCCAAACGCGGCTTTGGTTGACATCACTCCGAAATGAATGGATGCCCATGAGGGTATCGCTCTACTCTGCCAGGCAATAGTTATCAAGGGAGTGACCAAAGCGATTCATGTGCAATGCTCACCACAACGGACTACCCATAACATAACGGCATAGCATACTCATATGATTGTTATCCGCTACATAAATTAAATTGATAACAATAAAAATAAACAATTCATGAAAAATACATAACACACTCTAGACCTGAGCCCCGGCATCACTTACTGTGGGAAAGCTTTATCCTCATTGCATTACAAAATGCAATGATCTAGCGTCCCCGGGCCATCGTGATACAAGATCATGACGAGCTCGTCAGACCGAATGTATGCAACGTAAGTGAGTATGCAAACAATACCCATGTATCCACGATACTTTACCGTGAGCAGTGATCGATGAATCCATTGCAGTGGAGTTTCAGGGCTCAATGCTTAACCGGCTTCTCATTTTGTACAGGTTTGCTGGCATATGCGATTTTTCTGCAACTGCATCAAGGGCTGGAACCATGTCCGCTATGCATCTTCCAGCGCATCGCATTCGCAGTGCTAGGCATCCTGTTTCTAATCGCCGGACTGTACAACTCCCCAAACATACGTACGCGCAAAGCATACGGCCTATTGATATTTCTGACAGCGGCAATCGGTACCGGCATCGCTTCGCGGCATGTCTGGGTACAAGTCATGCCACATCATGCAATGTCCTCCTGTGGTCCACCATTAAGCTTTCTCAGTGAAACGATGGGGCCGTTTGAAATGTTCCGCACGGTATTAACAGGTACCAGCAACTGCGGCAACATTGATTGGCAGCTTTGGGGGCTGTCAATGCCGATGTGGAGCATGGTTTGTTTCGTCGCGTTGGCGCTGCTTGGGCTGTTCACAGGCTTCAAAGTTGAAAGAAGGCAACCCAGCCCCTTTAGTTGAAGCACCCGATCCGAGTAATAGGCGTTTGTCTCCTGCCACCCTAAAGTGAATCAACGGACCAGTCACTGCGGTAACAACCAGAAACAAAGTTTACGGTTGTCATGATGTGATTACAGCAACTATTCGTCTGAATCTGGGAAAGCAACACTCAGCCCGATAACCCAGGTAGTAATAGCCCATCTTAAGTTTTGTCATAGAAACGCAGTTACTGATAGTAACGAAGCCAATCATCGCCTACCCAATTTACGTTTCGATAAAATGCATCAAATCCGAGGGATTTGGCGCATCCTCGGTCAACCAACAT
This region of Xylella taiwanensis genomic DNA includes:
- a CDS encoding FAD-binding oxidoreductase, which codes for MATRLPDTLITTLSTLLDSEGWRLDTISRRQYSEDDSQCFACADAVALPRDLNEVAAIVRACRKHRVPLIARGTGTGTVGGAVPLNGGIVLSLARMNRIVALLPDDRCAVVQPGVINNDLQQALAPHGLFWPPDPSSTAMCSIGGNLATNAGGPRTVKYGATRDNVLGLVAVTGGGDVIRCGGAYTKNATGYGLTHLLIGSEGTLAIIVEATLKLAPQSQAMAGLRAFYRDTAAAAAAVSRLMSQPAIPATLEFMDRNAIELLYRNGSGVPIAGAMLLIEADGTHDTLPYVMQALAQAASGEGLIDLDVATDGAARDQLWAARKSLSPMLRTIKPGKLNEDVVVPVSRIPDLVAGVEILAAETGLPIVTFGHAGNGNLHVNIMYDDQDAEDIARAQAALPRLFKLVLALGGTLSGEHGIGVAKRDFMTQAFDTPTLETMRAIKAAFDPEGILNPGKVLPTA
- a CDS encoding disulfide bond formation protein B — encoded protein: MNPLQWSFRAQCLTGFSFCTGLLAYAIFLQLHQGLEPCPLCIFQRIAFAVLGILFLIAGLYNSPNIRTRKAYGLLIFLTAAIGTGIASRHVWVQVMPHHAMSSCGPPLSFLSETMGPFEMFRTVLTGTSNCGNIDWQLWGLSMPMWSMVCFVALALLGLFTGFKVERRQPSPFS
- a CDS encoding OmpA family protein encodes the protein MKKKILTAALLGGIAIIQVASAQEFDDRWYLAGSTGFNFQDKRRLTNDAPFLTLGLGKFINPVWSIDGTLNYQNPKFKRNKDLNWSQYGVSLDFRRHFIQENRGWNPYLLLGAGYQRSEEEFDNTPNVNSPGERKKSNFAAKVGAGLQTTFSSHVAVRAEVAYRGDFDKGSVRQPVAGVATPSSKKWFGDTLASIGVVIPLGPAAAAPPPPPAPAPPPPPPPPAPSCAELDSDGDGVNDCEDKCPNSQPGQTIGPDGCPVPVSIDLKGVNFDFDKATLRPDAVAILGEAAEILRRYPDLHVEVAGHTDSIGPAAYNQKLSERRAKVVYNYLRSNGIDASRLIGPVGYGESHPIDTNKTPAGRAKNRRTELNVQN